The proteins below are encoded in one region of Bacteroidales bacterium:
- a CDS encoding four helix bundle protein, whose protein sequence is MGKIESFKDLIVYQKAYKLAMEIFEISKSFPKEEKYSLTDQIRRSSRSVTACIAEAWAKRRYEKSFINKLTDSLGEEFETETWLDYSLDCKYISKEINNRLTSEYAEVRKILISMINNADKWCL, encoded by the coding sequence ATGGGCAAGATTGAGAGTTTTAAAGACTTAATTGTATATCAGAAGGCATATAAACTAGCTATGGAGATTTTTGAGATCTCAAAAAGTTTTCCAAAAGAAGAGAAATATTCATTGACGGACCAAATAAGAAGATCATCCAGATCTGTAACTGCATGTATTGCAGAAGCGTGGGCAAAGAGGAGATATGAGAAGTCTTTTATTAATAAATTAACAGACTCTTTAGGTGAAGAATTTGAAACTGAGACATGGCTCGATTATTCACTGGATTGTAAATATATTAGCAAAGAAATTAACAACAGATTAACCAGTGAATATGCAGAAGTTCGGAAAATTCTGATTTCGATGATAAACAATGCTGACAAATGGTGCCTTTAG
- a CDS encoding nucleotidyl transferase AbiEii/AbiGii toxin family protein, which yields MQKDYYQNILYPLQDKILRIIENLPVDFYLTGGTALSRAYLNHRYSDDLDFFVNQNSNFEKQVELILTSIRSKKLKTEVAVTGESFTRVFVHQNEAILKNRFCKRYSVPDRNSYSHKTLQDRYH from the coding sequence ATGCAAAAAGATTATTATCAAAATATACTTTATCCTCTGCAGGATAAGATATTGCGTATTATAGAAAATCTTCCGGTTGATTTTTATTTAACAGGAGGAACAGCTTTAAGCAGGGCCTACCTGAATCATCGTTACTCAGATGATCTTGATTTTTTTGTTAATCAAAATTCCAATTTTGAGAAACAGGTAGAACTGATTCTGACATCAATTCGGAGTAAGAAACTAAAGACTGAAGTTGCTGTAACAGGTGAGAGTTTTACCAGAGTTTTTGTTCATCAGAATGAAGCAATTTTGAAAAATAGATTTTGTAAACGATATTCAGTACCGGACAGGAACTCATATAGCCACAAAACTCTTCAAGACAGATATCATTGA
- a CDS encoding ArsR family transcriptional regulator: MIGTLITSQTRIKLLKKFFLNSSTRAHLRGLESEFGESSNSIRIELNRFEEAGLLNSLRDGNKKIYQANRSHPLFKDIHDIILKEAGIDRVIEKVIHRLGNLLSVYLVGDFARGKDSKVIELILIGDSIDREYLAKKVSQAEELVGRKVSYTILNSIEADRELGLYKPADLLPLWNINEVELVAK; the protein is encoded by the coding sequence ATGATCGGTACTCTCATTACATCGCAGACACGTATAAAGCTGCTTAAGAAGTTCTTTCTTAACAGCAGCACACGTGCACACCTGCGTGGACTTGAGTCTGAGTTCGGGGAGTCATCTAATTCAATTCGTATTGAGCTTAACAGGTTTGAAGAGGCCGGACTGCTTAATTCTCTGAGAGATGGTAATAAGAAGATTTATCAGGCAAATAGGAGTCACCCTTTGTTTAAGGATATTCATGATATCATTTTAAAGGAAGCAGGCATTGACAGGGTAATTGAAAAGGTCATTCATCGTCTTGGGAACTTGTTATCGGTTTACCTGGTTGGTGATTTTGCCCGCGGCAAGGACAGCAAAGTAATAGAGCTTATTCTGATAGGCGATAGTATTGACCGTGAGTACCTTGCAAAAAAAGTATCACAGGCCGAGGAACTTGTCGGACGGAAAGTAAGTTATACAATATTAAATTCAATTGAAGCAGACAGGGAACTTGGTCTTTATAAGCCAGCGGACCTCCTGCCTCTCTGGAATATAAATGAAGTTGAACTGGTAGCAAAATAA